Within the Debaryomyces hansenii CBS767 chromosome E complete sequence genome, the region TGCAATGAATGGGTGTCTGCTGCAACTCAGTATCTAAATGACTCTCAATTACTGAAAGCAGAAACTATCAGGCTTAAAAAGAACATCGCTTTTGTTGGCATATTTTTAGAAAGCATACCAATGGATTTAATTGCTATCAAATCGGCTGAATGTGATTCGTACGAGAGaactatattatatttagaaaaatGCTATAGGGATGGAAGAGTTGATGAAtcttatttaattgataatctAAATATTGTCAGCACGTTACAAAGCATGTACTCTaatatcaatgattttgatgctCTTGCCGgtatattgaaaaagttttcaacaaataacTTGACTGAAAAACTTACCACATTTCagtataatgaaaattggGCTCTTGCCCAAGAATCTTTCCAAGTTTTGAGTGAAACtggtaatgaagaaaataaaatcaaaaataatacGAAGCTATTAAAGTCATTAAGCGATCATGCCTTATACGATGAAGTTCTTTCTACCTTGGCAGCAAAGATTGatcttgataatttaaGTAGTATACCACTCGACTGGTCTATGGTTGGCCTTCAGGCCGCTGTTGTGTCCGGTGATAAGAATCAAATCGACAAGTGGACTTATATCACAGATTCTATTGGTAAACCACAAGATGTTGAAACTTTAACAAATTACCAATTTGCCAAAGGTTTAAAATTCTTATATGAATCCAAAAATGAAGACTTCAATCAATACATGGAAAGTATCTATCGCACAATTGGTACCTCCTTGGTCTCCTCTAtgtcttcttcattctcGAGAAACTCAGTTTTAATGGCTCAATTACATATTATGTTTGATTTATCTTTGATAGTTTCCAATTATTCACTCCTTAACGAGTCTCTCAGAagagaaaatgaaattattttgaaggaaagaatcaaaaacaTCGATCAGAGCTTTGATTCTCAATGGAAAATATTAGCAATGCATAGAGTAGCCTATATGATTATCCAGGacaaaaacaaaatatctGATATATTACTTTTTTGTTCAAAGGTTGCAAGGAAAAATGAAAGGCTTGATATTTCAACTAGAAGTATAATGAATGCTATGGCGTTAAATGATAAAGGTGccaatattgaatatgcTGAATTATTGTGGGCCCAGGGAAGACAAACAGAAGCTATCAAATCCCTTGCCAAAATCATTTCCGATGACCAATTCAAAAGCAAGCAGCAGAAGGCTAGTGTGCAACTTCAATATGCAGAGTGGTTGGATGAGTCAAACCATAGTTCATCAGCCACTATCATTTCGGAATATGTGAAAGCCTATAAACTAGAGAGTACTTGGGAAAAGCCATTTTATGATTTAGGGAAgtattataataaaatcaaagaatccCAATCGGACATAAGTGGGTTCTGTGAGCAGCAAATTATTCgatttttcttgaaggCATTAGCGTTAGGTCCAACATTCATATTTGAAGCTTTACCTAAGTTCATTACAGTTTGGCTTGATTTTGCACAACAACAGAAGAAGTCTAAAGAATCTGAACGTATAATGAATCAGATTATTCTAGATATTAGTTCCTATATTGATGTTATTCCAGTTTATGTCTGGTATACATCAATAACTCAGATTTTATCTAGAATTGGACACAAGCATAATCCATCAGCCCagcttctttttcaaataatttttaaacTTGTTCAAGCCTATCCTAAACACAGTTTGTGGTATGTCTTATCtcatttaaattcaaatgattcCACCAGAAAACAACGTGTTTCCGGGATCCTCAAAAAGTTGCAATCTTCAGATACGTCATTGGCATCTAATGTGCAAAGTGCAAGAGAGTTGTTTGGCAGTCTTATCAAGCTTGCTGGTTTTAAAATACTGAAAAAGACTATTCGAAGAATGTCAATAAAGAATGACTTTGggattaataatttaaatgaaaGTTATAATTCGTTAGTCATACCTGTGAGATCAAACCTTGAAATTAGGTTGCCATCAGTTAAGCATACTAAGAATTTCGCCAGTGCATTCCCTAAGTCTTCTAGTGTTACATTTGAGGGCTTTGATGATATGGTAAACATATTTCATTCCTTACAGATGCCTCGGCAAGTTTTCATAAGAGGATCAAATGGATTAACATATCTTCTTATGGTGAAGAAAGATGATACAAGAAAAGATGCCAAAGTTGTTGAATTTACAACCATGATAAATAGATTATTGTCAGCTAGTACCGAAGCTAGAAAGCGGAATCTAAGTATTGCAAACTATTCAGTTGTCCCTCTAGCAGAAAACATGGGAGTAATCGAGTTTGTACAAGATGTTGCAACAATGAAAGGTATTATAAATGATCAGCGAAAAAGAATGGGGCAGCTCTCCAATGATAGAAAGCTTTTCATGAAACTTGATGAGGCCCAGAAAATGGTTAAAAGTAAAACTTCGTCAGACCAGAGTGCTCTAAGTAACCTCATTGAGTTATTCGAAAGTATATGTAAGGCTACGCCACCGGTTTTACATAATTGGtttatcaatcaattttctGACCCTAGAACATGGTACTTAGCGAGAACTTCATTCACCAGATCATCTGCTGTTATGTCAATAGTCGGATACATAATAGGTCTTGGAGATAGGCATTGCGAAAACATACTATTTTTCAAGAGAACAGGTTCAGTTCTtcatattgattttgactGTTTATTCGAAAAAGGCAAAACATTGCCTACTCCTGAAATCGTGCCTTTTAGACTTACTCAAAATATGGTGGATGCTATGGGTATTAGTGGCATTGAAGGGTCTTTTAGAATTACTTGCGAAGTGACTGGGTCTATATTAAGAGAAAATGAAGCTTCTTTGATGAATATCTTGGAAACTCTTATATATGACCCATTATTAGATTGGAAAACACAGCAAAACCCTCAAGATCATTTGAGGAAAGTTAGAAGAAAGATTAGAGGATTAGTAGATGAGAATGAAGGTTTGCCGATGAATATTCATGGCCAGGTAGATATACTCATACAAGAGGCATCGGCAGTGGAAAAGCTATGTCAAATGTATGGAGGCTGGGCAGCATATACGTAATTATTATCtctaaatatatatatatatatataccaAAATATCGAAAAACCTAAATTCCTAAATACTTAAATCAtctatatcattatcattaaccTCGTtactttcattttcatttagAAGTTGTCCGTCTTTCacttcttgttcttcttgcAACACATTCACCTTCTTGTCTTTCGAAGTGTTTAATGACCTTGAAGAATCATTCGCAACTCCATCGATTTCCCTAGGGGGCAATTGGGGAGGTGTCTTCGGGGCAGGTTCGGGAGGAGCTTTTCTGTGTCTCTGATGGGGCACAGAATGCTTTTCAGTAAGATCTTCTGAAATAATACTTGCATTAGTAGGAGAAAAGCTCGATGATAAAGCGATTTTTGAACCTccttttaaatttatactGTTACTATCATCAACATCGATATTTAAACCAATAGGTTCATTTTCAAGAGGTTCATTAAAAGCTGTTTCTGAATCATTGTCTAAATTTAACGGCTTTTCTGTGCTACCTAAACttaatttggaattggttCTTGACCTACCCGCAGCACTAGCTTGATTATAAGAATCCTTTGCAGAATTAGCATCACAATTCAAGCCTTTATTAAACATTTCATACGATGGCAAATCCATATCCTGATGCAGTTTCGAGCTATCTGAACCAGGTTTCTTAACCGTTCTCCGACTCAGTATCATTTCTGGTTTTGTATAATTATCGTTTTCTGGAATcgatttttcatctttaaaataccattttccaattttcttcaatgtATTGATAGTGgactttttattattattcggATCGGATAAATCACGGTCATTGGTTTTGGAAGATTCAACGAACGAACCATCGGAATAGTAATTGTCTTCATTCACACTAAGAGTagtatttgattttggctttttcatttttttgGAAATATCACTTAGAgtatttgaaattcttaatTTTGGGGTTACAGTATTAACTTTTACGGGTGGTACAACGTCCCCTGTTTTAGTTGTTAAATTGCTTGATGTGTTTTGTCTTGGCAAATAACTTCCGTCAGTTATAGACTCAGcatcttcttccaattGTTGTTGTGATTCTTCAATGTCCAGTGATTCTTCTGTCTCCGCTCGTTCTTTTGGTCTGCTATCTTTATCCCATATTCCGCCTCTATAAATTTCATTCGTAGTATTGTAAAATACAAAATCATCCCAATGTGGTAAAACGAGAGTATCCTTAATAgcttctttcaatttcttttcaattgaattagtgataatattatatgtGAGTTGTCTTGAGCTTATTATTGGctcaatttttaaattgattaaagGCTCACTTTCGAAGGAATACCAAATTCTTTCAGAAGGCGGTGGTTTAAACTTTACTAGCATTGGCCCTTCtaacttttcaattgtaATTGATAGCAATAAATCAACTTCCCTAGGTTTGAATCGTGAACCAAGATTAATATTTACCTTTGTCgatatttgaaatgatAACTTTCCgtgataatgaaaaaataaCTTGACAACAAGATCACCATTAGGGTTGATTTCTTGCAAGCTGGGCCATGTTATAAATGGAGCAGCAGTCCCGGCGTCTAGCTTAACAAGTTTAAAAGTGTCCAAAAATCCGGGcttttttattttgtttaattttttgttcAAACGgttcttcaaaaattccTTCAAAAACTCTGTCTTCTGCAAAGACAAAAACAACCTACCTATCATTGCATTCAACCATTTCGTATGCCATTGACCTTCCGAACTGTATAAAGTCTGGATTAAATTAATCATATCATCCGTTTCGAAATGTAAAGTCTTCGCATGTACCAGTGGATTTAAATTCTTAGATTCCGATTCTGTTTTGGTTGCTTTGATCAAGCTAAAATACCAATCttccttttcaatattagtATCAcagtatataaatatagatCCCGATGGTGGTTTCAAGTTCATCGTCAAAATATCGTTTGTAGTAATTATTTCATTCTCAAATTCTTCTGACAaccttctttttcttgacCAGTCACTCTTGATAATACAGATAGCTGTAGTTTTAATGAATAGTTGAGCATCCAGTATATCCCGAGGCCAAAcagaaattatttgattagACAAGACAATTACATGCTTCACATCCTTTAAGCTCTCGTTCTTGTACAAGAATAAATTGCCATGTTTAAGCACCGCGTAGAATCTGTGTTTCTTTTGTGATTTCTTAACTGTGGTATCACTTTTGGTCTCGATAGGCTGGTTCGAAGTTTCAACTGTGGTAGATGAATCCGAATCAGAATTCCTAACCAACTTGTACAACGAAGAATAGGCTGATTTATTTTCGGTTGATTCACTTATCGATTGGGTATTGgaagaaatatcatcaattgaCTCAATGTAATCCTGTGTCACAGTGATCCATCCCGATCTGTACGTTTTCAATCCCGATGATTCCTTTTCCTCTATCTCTCCAACGTTCACTTTCTCTCCCCCTTCATTGATTCCATTGCTGGCATCATCTATTACAGggtgaaaataaataaacagAAATATAACGAGAGGTATAAAAGTTATACCACCTAGCAAATAGATGTAGATATATCCAACTAAACTCATGGTTACTGAAAAAAGAGTTAGAGACAACTATCAACTTTTAAATTAGACTCGCATTTTGAATACGAGTGAGATTAGACAGCAAATGTTAATTTTAACTATACaagatgaaatatataaaatacacaataaataattaattaaagaaCGAAAGTATACCATACTATACAGGGAATCATTTATagaaaaaaatcatttatcaTAAAATTACCAGTGCCAACCATTTCACTAGCTTTACCAGatattaaacaatttttatttaatatcttACAAATATCTTGAGGCTCACTCTCAGGATGCTGGTTCAACGACAAATTCAAGTTGTCGTTGTGTCTGTAGTGAAAACTCATCTTGCCATTCAATGGTGGGGGCAATGAAATAGGGGTGATAGGAGATTTGTCTTCATCCGACTCGTCGGTGTCAGTCAAATCATCATATGCCAAGTACTCGTCAAAGGTATATGACTTAGAGTTAGAATTAAAGTTAACCTTCTTAAAAAAGGGAACATCTAAGTGTTTTGGAACAGTTTCTTGATCAACTTCGGCGGTTGGCTGcttattcaataaaccAAATGTCGAGTTGTCATTGTATACTTCTAAGGGGTTTTTGTTCAATCTAGAATAGTATGCCCTTAAGTTATCGTTCAAAATCTTAGTGAAATTCAACGAAATCTGCTCGGTAGAATTATTGCTCGCAATATTCATGTAGTTCACCGGTGATGGTTCATCCACATTCAAGATATCATTGTTCAAGTTAGTCAAGCTAAGTAACTTCTCTACTGGGTCAATCTTATCtgcatcttcttcaacattcAATTTCCTCTTTTTTGCTGGGTGTTCTAAACTGTTAGTCGTCTGCCTAATAGGTTTAACCTTTTCTGTTAATGTACGGGTACGTTGTGACTTACGAATTGTCATATAAATTCTTAAAAATTCTTATAAGCAAACGATATATATTCGGTATTAAGTGCAAATTGAGTTAGTTGATTGAAATATTAGGAGCTGTGTATACCAAATCTTCTAGTCAATGGTCTAACCTAACAAAGCAAGAATTGAAATGCAACTTATCTATGCCACCTAACTAATAACCTactcaaaaaaaaatttcaatggcAAAATAAAAGATTTTCTATGTTTATATAGTATATAGCTCCCCtctgaaaaaaaaaaaattttaaaaaaaattatgcGGACCGTGCGGCTTTCTTAAAATGGCACTTAGTGCGGCTTAACTGTTTTCTTCGAATTACCGTTCTTTATGGAATGCAGAGTAAATGCACCAATAATACGAGACTGTTAACATGAGTGTCAGAATACGTGATAGGGCATTAGTTAATGTGACAATATATACACACTGTATAGTTTAGCAGGTCATATTCGAATAATTAGATCACGTATATCAGAGAGATACGGAGACAACTACAAAATATCTCTATCTATTCTCACGTGTACAACAATAGATAGCAATAACCCTATTCTAAGGAACAAACGGATTTgatgaataatataattagcAAACAAGCATGTTAATACAGgaacttgaataatacaAAAGAATCAACTTAATCACCGAATCGAGCGTTCGTAGCAATTGCGGATATAGtgagagaagaagaacaagtCATGTTTGGTACACTTGGTACATTTAGTAGACTAGGTTCAAATTGGTTCCGAGCGAAGAACATTCAAGAACGTGACTAATCTATAGTCCTTTATAGTTCCAATGTAGATATGTAGAGTATGCAGAAAAAAGTGTAATGAGGAGTATACGAATACTGGATTGGGCACTTCGAAATATGAAAGAGGAAACCAGGAACCAGGAACCAGGCCACGAATAGAAAGATGCAGAGCAATGGAAGTAAAGTATAGAGCAACGATGGCCCCAAACATGGCCATTAACGATCTGCTATCGTAGTCCGATATCGCCAAAAGGATTCTTCTGCGAGAAAAACCTTTGCTCGTACTCCACCAGAGAGTCACTCGTGGTTATTATTTGGTATTGTATTTCAAGGATTTATGCGGTAATAATAAACGTTCAGCATATCCTGACAAAAACAGGTGATAGAGTTGTACTATGTTAATATATTAGGCTCCCTAATAGGCCCTACGTCAGAAagtaaaatatttattctatATATCTGGGGAGTCAGTTCCCACCAAGCTATATTAGattaaattgtttttcCCGGTATCTGTAATCATTTATCATATTATAGACTAATATACAAGTCATTGGTTCTCTGAAGTTGTGCAGACCAAATATATCCCCCCCCCCTAATCCTTGATTGTTGCAGGTTCAAGATATGGTCCGTACACTAATTTCTAGTACTGTATATACTTGATTTGATACTTAACTAATAATGTTGAAAACTTTAGTACagaaaagaacaagaataatatatccCAATGAAACTccattatttattgttgCTAGCAGTGCCTATAGCGGCGTCAGAGGGTGATCGACTTCCGGGGTTTCAAGATTGTCTTTTGCAATGCGAGAAATTAATGGATTGTAACCACGCTGCTATACTTGAGCATATAGAAGCTCAACAACAGCAAGCGGAAGAAGATATAGAGCCAGTTGCACAGCCGATGAAACCACCTCATAAGAGGGACGTTAATAGTATAAATGAACGAGAAGAATTACCGCAATATCTTTTAAAGGATTTTAAAGGTAACTACAGATTGTCGTGGATAACGAGAACAGTGTTCCAGTGGGATTGTATGCTGGATTGTGACTATAAATGTCAACAGTTCGTGACTAACCAACGTGAGTTGTCAGGATTACCTATGGTTCAGTTCTATGGGAAATGGCCATTCACGCGTATTTTGGGGATGACGGAAGTTATGCTGACTTTGTTTTCAATCGGGAACTACTATACCAACTTCAACAGTCTCACCAAGATTTTAACTCAATACAATAAGAATTACAAGAGTGGAAACGATGCATTTATTATGTATAAgcaatatatatacttaatAGTTGGGTCGCTAGCAGGGTGGGCATTTAGCACTTTGTTCCACATGAGAGATACTTCGCTCACGGAAACATTAGACTACTTTGGAGCAGCCATGATCATGCTTTTGAACTTCAATGCTATAAGTGTCCGTTTCTTCAGGTTGTTCACTTCCACTaaaagaaaacaaagatTGGTCCTTCAATTGTCATTAGCAG harbors:
- a CDS encoding DEHA2E22594p (similar to uniprot|Q06833 Saccharomyces cerevisiae YPR091C Hypothetical ORF), which translates into the protein MSLVGYIYIYLLGGITFIPLVIFSFIYFHPVIDDASNGINEGGEKVNVGEIEEKESSGLKTYRSGWITVTQDYIESIDDISSNTQSISESTENKSAYSSLYKLVRNSDSDSSTTVETSNQPIETKSDTTVKKSQKKHRFYAVLKHGNLFLYKNESLKDVKHVIVLSNQIISVWPRDISDAQLFIKTTAICIIKSDWSRKRRLSEEFENEIITTNDILTMNLKPPSGSIFIYCDTNIEKEDWYFSLIKATKTESESKNLNPSVHAKTLHFETDDMINLIQTLYSSEGQWHTKWLNAMIGRLFLSLQKTEFLKEFLKNRLNKKLNKIKKPGFLDTFKLVKLDAGTAAPFITWPSLQEINPNGDLVVKLFFHYHGKLSFQISTKVNINLGSRFKPREVDLLLSITIEKLEGPMLVKFKPPPSERIWYSFESEPLINLKIEPIISSRQLTYNIITNSIEKKLKEAIKDTLVLPHWDDFVFYNTTNEIYRGGIWDKDSRPKERAETEESSDIEESQQQLEEDAESITDGSYLPRQNTSSNLTTKTGDVVPPVKVNTVTPKLRISNTLSDISKKMKKPKSNTTLSVNEDNYYSDGSFVESSKTNDRDLSDPNNNKKSTINTLKKIGKWYFKDEKSIPENDNYTKPEMISSRRTVKKPGSDSSKSHQDMDLPSYEMFNKGLNCDANSAKDSYNQASAAGRSRTNSKLSLGSTEKPLNLDNDSETAFNEPLENEPIGLNIDVDDSNSINLKGGSKIALSSSFSPTNASIISEDLTEKHSVPHQRHRKAPPEPAPKTPPQLPPREIDGVANDSSRSLNTSKDKKVNVLQEEQEVKDGQLLNENESNEVNDNDIDDLSI
- a CDS encoding DEHA2E22616p (weakly similar to CA2362|IPF10595 Candida albicans IPF10595 unknown function), which produces MTIRKSQRTRTLTEKVKPIRQTTNSLEHPAKKRKLNVEEDADKIDPVEKLLSLTNLNNDILNVDEPSPVNYMNIASNNSTEQISLNFTKILNDNLRAYYSRLNKNPLEVYNDNSTFGLLNKQPTAEVDQETVPKHLDVPFFKKVNFNSNSKSYTFDEYLAYDDLTDTDESDEDKSPITPISLPPPLNGKMSFHYRHNDNLNLSLNQHPESEPQDICKILNKNCLISGKASEMVGTGNFMINDFFL
- a CDS encoding DEHA2E22638p (weakly similar to uniprot|P25625 Saccharomyces cerevisiae YCR044C PER1 Vacuolar membrane protein that seems to be involved in Mn2+ homeostasis), with translation MKLHYLLLLAVPIAASEGDRLPGFQDCLLQCEKLMDCNHAAILEHIEAQQQQAEEDIEPVAQPMKPPHKRDVNSINEREELPQYLLKDFKGNYRLSWITRTVFQWDCMSDCDYKCQQFVTNQRELSGLPMVQFYGKWPFTRILGMTEVMSTLFSIGNYYTNFNSLTKILTQYNKNYKSGNDAFIMYKQYIYLIVGSLAGWAFSTLFHMRDTSLTETLDYFGAAMIMLLNFNAISVRFFRLFTSTKRKQRLVLQLSLAVIFVFHCIKLHNKWDYQYNTYFNLFFGVMAMVLWIAHAMRVRSIYSKDFRMYNNSMQLLPFETKLLSKLNYLSLSETKFIPILPVLLNLWLLIGMSFELLDFSPWSRLLDAHAIWHLFTIIPPIFWYDWNIWDIELMKLTGV